From Pelmatolapia mariae isolate MD_Pm_ZW linkage group LG22, Pm_UMD_F_2, whole genome shotgun sequence, a single genomic window includes:
- the LOC135933715 gene encoding probable thiopurine S-methyltransferase isoform X1: MYGSNVFLRVLWLFLCRAIASCSHLTADRQANITSMLGQQADRVMALGEWEERWQQNKIGFHQPEVHKMLKKNIDKVLNGRTGVRFFFPLCGKAVDMKWLADMGHSVVGVEISEKAIRQFFEENNMTYSEEPVPAIPGAKVYKNSEKNISLYQCDLYNFSNSIEGQFGAIWDRGSLVAINPGGREKYAALIISLMAKDCRYLLDTLLYNPDLYQGPPFFVPDEQVHSLFGSSSDIELLQSEDALTDKQRNWGLDKFIENVHLITPKSN; the protein is encoded by the exons ATGTACGGTTCTAATGTCTTTTTACGAGTACTGTGGTTGTTTTTATGCCGTGCTATTGCAAG cTGCTCTCATTTAACCGCTGATCGTCAGGCAAACATAACCAGCATGCTGGGACAGCAGGCAGATCGGGTCATGGCCCTCGGTGAATGGGAGGAACGCTGGCAACAGAACAAAATCGGCTTCCATCAGCCTGAAGTGCACAA gatgCTGAAGAAAAACATTGATAAAGTTCTCAATGGACGAACGGGAGTTCGCTTCTTCTTCCCTCTGTGTGGGAAAGCAGTAGATATGAAGTG GCTAGCAGACATGGGCCATTCAGTGGTTGGAGTGGAGATTTCTGAAAAGGCCATTCGTCAGTTTTTTGAGGAGAACAACATGACGTACAGTGAGGAGCCTGTGCCTGCTATACCTGGAGCAAAGGTTTATAAG aactCAGAGAAAAACATCTCTCTGTATCAGTGTGACCTGTACAACTTCTCCAA TTCCATCGAGGGTCAGTTTGGAGCAATTTGGGACAGGGGCTCTCTCGTGGCCATCAACCCAGGAGGCAGAGAAAA gtATGCAGCTCTCATTATTTCTCTGATGGCCAAAGACTGCAGATACCTCCTCGACACTTTACTGTACAATCCTGATTTATATCAAG GGCCTCCCTTTTTCGTGCCTGATGAGCAAGTGCACAGTCTGTTTG GGAGCAGCAGTGATATAGAGTTGCTGCAGTCAGAGGACGCCCTCACGGACAAACAACGAAATTGGGGACTGGATAAATTTATTGAAAATGTGCACCTCATCACGCCAAAGAGCAACTAA
- the LOC135933715 gene encoding probable thiopurine S-methyltransferase isoform X2: MLGQQADRVMALGEWEERWQQNKIGFHQPEVHKMLKKNIDKVLNGRTGVRFFFPLCGKAVDMKWLADMGHSVVGVEISEKAIRQFFEENNMTYSEEPVPAIPGAKVYKNSEKNISLYQCDLYNFSNSIEGQFGAIWDRGSLVAINPGGREKYAALIISLMAKDCRYLLDTLLYNPDLYQGPPFFVPDEQVHSLFGSSSDIELLQSEDALTDKQRNWGLDKFIENVHLITPKSN; this comes from the exons ATGCTGGGACAGCAGGCAGATCGGGTCATGGCCCTCGGTGAATGGGAGGAACGCTGGCAACAGAACAAAATCGGCTTCCATCAGCCTGAAGTGCACAA gatgCTGAAGAAAAACATTGATAAAGTTCTCAATGGACGAACGGGAGTTCGCTTCTTCTTCCCTCTGTGTGGGAAAGCAGTAGATATGAAGTG GCTAGCAGACATGGGCCATTCAGTGGTTGGAGTGGAGATTTCTGAAAAGGCCATTCGTCAGTTTTTTGAGGAGAACAACATGACGTACAGTGAGGAGCCTGTGCCTGCTATACCTGGAGCAAAGGTTTATAAG aactCAGAGAAAAACATCTCTCTGTATCAGTGTGACCTGTACAACTTCTCCAA TTCCATCGAGGGTCAGTTTGGAGCAATTTGGGACAGGGGCTCTCTCGTGGCCATCAACCCAGGAGGCAGAGAAAA gtATGCAGCTCTCATTATTTCTCTGATGGCCAAAGACTGCAGATACCTCCTCGACACTTTACTGTACAATCCTGATTTATATCAAG GGCCTCCCTTTTTCGTGCCTGATGAGCAAGTGCACAGTCTGTTTG GGAGCAGCAGTGATATAGAGTTGCTGCAGTCAGAGGACGCCCTCACGGACAAACAACGAAATTGGGGACTGGATAAATTTATTGAAAATGTGCACCTCATCACGCCAAAGAGCAACTAA